One Falco peregrinus isolate bFalPer1 chromosome 7, bFalPer1.pri, whole genome shotgun sequence genomic window, TCCACTGATCTTTAGAGAGTTGCCTTCCATATACAGGAACCTTTTACCTCTTGAGCTGTAAAAGgaggggttggtttgtttgtggttttgtggttttttgggtttggttgttgttttttttaataaaggtatAACTCCAGGTGCTCTGAAACAGCCTGGCTAGTATCACAGGAAACCTGAAGCTTTCAGAGGTCACTGACTTTTGTTTTATAGTGACCTAGAAATACCATCATAGCCTAACATAAACCTTTAAGTAAGTCTCCAAGCCTTGaggaatttaaaaagcaaaatctgaacTCTGTAGGAAAATGGAAGCCACGACTACTGAGAAAGGACAGTTACGCAAAACTGGCAGTCAGCATTGACATTACCTGGTAGTTTGCTGCTCTTGACAGCTGCTGGTTTGCTTGCTGCACATGTACCTCTGCATTTTCCACGTTGGCTTCTAtgctgtctttattttaagaggaaaaatttcaaattttgatTAGTTATAACCTAGCCAAAGGTTTGGCATGCTGAAACACACTTGAAAGCATATGTAACAGCTGCTGCCCAAGTGCTGGTGTCCTCATCAACACCCAAAGTTTTATACCTTGTATTATGGAAGTTTGACCTGTCCTGTACTTATGCCTGAGTTCATTTCAGAACCGTGCAGACAATAAGTGGCTGAATTCATGTCAGTAGCAGCTCCCCTGTTCTAGATGCAGAGCTGAACCTTAGATACCAACTGGGGTAGAAACTTTCATTATTTCtgatgatgttttttttttttaaaacttgtccTTCAACTTGCTACTGACGACCCTCTGCTCAGATTAAAATAGTCCTAAGACCTATGAAATCTGAgaaaacagacacacaaaacACCCTAACAGGCATGACTATGCTTTGGTATTCTATCATACTGAcacaactttttattttttttcttggaaaaatatgAACAGATTACAAGCTAAGATAATAGAAAAAGCCCTGAAAACATATGCTGGACATAAGACAACAGCATGGCTTAGCAGCAGactcagaaaatgtattttccaaacacatttcCTTAAAAGAATAAACCTGTCTGCTTGAAGGGCAAAGCAGGAACCTTTGTTGAATTTGCACACTTATATCATTAGTCGTTACAGTAAAACTCCCCACATGAACTCCAAGTTTATGTACAAACAGTTAAAATCCCtgcttttaaagatgctttatACACATGAAAAGCTACTTTTTAAACCCACTTTATTAACGTATTCCCAGTCATCTCAGCCAGTTTATTAGGTTGCACCTGATTTGCTTTAGCACTGGTATTATCATTAGAGGAATTTTTCCAGAGAAAGTTCGTTCTACGTTGTTGCTCTCcagagaaagagaacaaaaaagttTCAGAGAATATTTGAATTGGACTTACCTATCACATCACCTTGTTCATGAATCATCATGCCTAGatctttaaaaatttcattGATGTCCATAATATCTgcctgcaaggaaaaaaaatcattgcattAATTGACATAATATATTCTACCATCTCTGTACATTTAGATACAAatactcctcctcctcctcccaagtATGTATCCATGACTCTACActacaggttaaaaaaaaaccactttaatATGTTTATTTGGAAGGCCTTTTAGGTACTACAAGACCAAGTTTATCATAATCAAACTAACTGAAGATGAGTATGTGCACAAAGTACACTTCACATCACATGACAAACAGGACCTCTCATTGCCGAGGGCTTGTCTACACACATACCTGTATTAATTTAACTGAAGGGAAAGGCTCAGGCCAGCTTTGCTTAAAAGCTACCCGTTTAAGCCAAATTAATAAAAGCATGTGCAGAAAGTATTGTGCACCTATTAAAGACATGGAAATTTCATAAACATAACAGTTTACATAAATTACCTCTATAACAGGGTCAGGCTATTGCACCTGTATTACATTATCCTATTACCATCTGGTTATGATGAAGTGACAGATGCCACGTTACCACTGTGCATATGATCTCTTCTTAACTGATAACTGATACACGTTTGGTTTGATTCACTGTAAGTTAGAGTGTGGGTGGCAAGGGAAAGCTTATTGAAAAATTTATGCATAGAAAGGATTTTGTCACATGCATCAGCAAGACTTGCAGCATCTATCTTGTTCATAGTAGAGATGCGAGTTCCAGACTGGCTGGAAAAATTCATTTTGTCTTCAGAGAAGTCTCTTGATGTCAGTATTTCATCACACATGACAATTTTTTGTGTAGTTTACatcttgtttttaaacatttttaactttttgacAAGCCCTTGATTACAAAAGTTTGAATGAAACAGAGTATGTCTGTATTtccagaagcatttaaaaaagctgcttacaaaatgaagatgttgaacaaTACATTGAGAATAAATACCTGGGAGGAAAGGCATAATTCATTTATAGGCACTGTTAAAGTTACATAATATGACCACtatgttggaaaaaaattatatgtagTTTTTCTTGCAATCATATGAAGACTCTCTTATTGCACAACTGAACTAGTTAAGTTAAACACAGTATCAAAACATGGCTTTCATGCAGTAGATTTCTAACATACATTTCACATCTAAAGGCAATATTTGCAGTTTTGAAGGATAAACCACACCCACAGGCAAACCTTGTATCCTAGTTTCAGCggggatagagttagttttgttctcagtagctggtacaatgctgttttggatttagtacgAGAATAACATTGATCACGCACTGATGTTGTTagtaatgtttatactgagtcaaggacttATCAGTTTCTTAGGCCCTGCCACTGAAAAGGCTtgaggggcacaagaaactgggaggcGATGCAGCCAAGaaagctgacccaaactagccaaagggatactCCATACCATAAAACGTCACACTCAGAATGTAAACTGGGGGGAACTGGCCAGGGCCTCAcaattgctgcttggggactggctggtcATCGGTCAGCAGATGGTGAGCAATcatattgtgcatcacttgtttgttggggtatttttcttttgggttttattcctctctccctctatctttttcattacagttattattatatttcattttacttcaattattaaattgttcttatcttaaTCCacgagttttaccttttcccccgattctcctccccatcccaccaggggaggtgggaagcaagtgagcagctgcatggttcTTAGTTGGTGACTGGGATTAAACCACGACAAAACCCTAACTCCTCAAGATTAATGTCTGCAATTAGTGCTCATGCacctgtgaaatgttttttctttggaaatactAAAAGCACGTTCTGCTGTAAAACCACAGGTACTTACCTCAAGCTGCCTAATGGAAGATTCCCTCTCTTCAATAAGACGGAGGTCATCTTCTGTGATTTCTTCATCTTGCACTTGTACTTGCGGTTGactatcaaagaaaaaaagaacaaccacGCAGAATTGAACAGACACAATGAGAAAtaactcagaaaaataaaatgacagttAAGTAAACAGCACATACTTTACATAATTACtggttaaaaaaatgcatgtttttacCCTTGCCTGTCTAGCTAACAAGGAAGGTCTAACGGTCACACCTTGGGTAtaggaagctgctgctgtagcaGTGCTGCACATAACACTGAGGTAAGTGGAAAATCCAAGTATGAATACAAGGGCAAAGTTTCTTCTGAATTATAAACTGCAAAGTTTATATCCATCTGAGGCAAAAGCCAGCTAGCCAACAAAACAATCTGGGACTGAGAAGCAGTTCTTGGAGAGTATGAAAGCAATGGGGTAAACATTGGACCCTTATTGCAACTTGACAGTTTTACTCTATTCACAGGCTGGACTGCTTACTTAAATTTGGGTCTCAGAAAGCCCCAATACAGGCTTACGGAAGCTTAAAGAGATGACTGAAGCTGaagcatggggcaggggggggcgcGGAGATGATGTGaactgttcctttttcttcacaaCTATCTCACCAAAGCCTCTTCTCTACGCTTGCCTTATAGAAGAAAGCCTAACTGAACAACCTATCCCAACTCCCCCCCAGAAAAAGGCAATtgataagacaaaaaaaaaaaaaaaatcgtatCAGCAGCTGGCTTCCCTGCAGGCCACTTCTTATTCTGAGCTAGGTAAAGACTTAACAAATTCAGCCTACCTGTCCCAAGAGACAAGTGTTCCTTCTTTGTGGCTATCTTCAGAAGCACCACCCTACATgatcagtgtttaaaaatataataaattattatggTCCTGAAAGAAGCACCGTCAGCATTTCTGTAAGGAGTCAGTATTACAAGGTTTATAGTGACTTCAAACTGAAACATGATTTAACATGCCTCTCATCCTGATTTTGCTTGATGCATGCACAAAGctgaaatacaagcaaaaaCATTCAGCTCAGTAACTGCCTGCTAAAATTTACAAGTACAGCAATGTGTATTTGGCACAGAGTGAAAAGGCAAAATTGGTATGCTAACAAGGAAAAGCTCAACATCTCAAGCTCCCTCAGTACTTCCCCACTTTCATACTGCATAGAAATCTGGCAAGTGATTCTTTTCTGTAGGAAGAATCCGTTGCTATCTAAAGGTCcagcaaaagcatttcaaaatctattaaaaattgcttttgcaaGATTGTGACGTGAACCCAGGGGCAGTTCATGCCTTTGTGTgacaaaagcaaggaaaaagtaACAGTTCTCAGTGTGCTTGTGGCAGAGGGGGTGTTATTACAACTTCATTCAGCCTTTACTATAAAATCACATAGCACACTCGCTACACTATTTGGGGTCAGATATGAGCCTTTGTAAGCAGCATTGTGGGGGCAAGTTTGACATCAAACACCACCAACACCATTGTAAACAAAGTATAATGGCATATTTTCTGATACTTACAGATACCCTTGAGCTGGCTCTTACTCTGGCTacaaagtctttttctttctcagcagcTTGCCTTTGAAGTCTTTGGAAATTTGTTAGTGCTGTGGTGAACTCCCCCACAAGACggtctttctgtatttttctttgacgCTATAAGAGAAAAAATTTTACCAAGTCAAATGAGCTCAGGCTTTTCAAGGCTCTGCCATTTCCACACTGCTCAATGCTaagccatatttttttttttttttcctaaatatgtGTAAGGGAAGGCTGCCTACAAAACCATTTGCAACTGCATGGCCAAACCTTCCTTCCATCTGAGATCACATAACTCTGCACAATTTAAGGCATTTAAAGAGGAAGCcaatgaatttattttcatttaacgGCTGGAAATGAGAAATGGGCAGGGACAAGAAAGCTTCTACCTTTCTTATTATCTGCTGATTATAAAACCTGGATGCTAAAACATGCAAAGGTGACTAAATGAGGGGAagggcacagaaaagaaagaacagggCATTCATTTCACATGTGTTTTACATAAACACTGGAAATATATTGAGCTGCATCCAGAAGCTGGTTTACATCCCCCTCAAGTACTTAAGAACTGGTATCAAAATACCCGTTTTAACCTTTCAGGGTTTGtcgggggtttttttctaagatgtagggaaggaaggaggaataCCAGGCACTCGGGAGAACATCCACCATATATCCCTAAATGCGTATGTTACATTaacttttccttccaaatttcTGATAGGCTATAGTTTGCCATTCATCAGTCTGTTATTTATGCATTTCATTGGGAGGTAGCTTTGATGAAGATGCTCATGATAAAAGGAGTAAAATTAAACAGTGAAATATCTCACCACCAACTTTTCAGCTCCAAGACGAAGAAGCAGATAAaccatagaaaaaaaacccaaatatacTTTGCCCAAACTAGAGGCTATATACAAAGACCAAGTGTTAACACCTCTGTTAGAAGTTTACCACTTGACAGAATGAACCCACATGGATCATGGCCTGCCA contains:
- the STX7 gene encoding syntaxin-7 isoform X2, whose product is MSYSAGFGDPNQLAQRITSNIQKITQCSAEIQRILHQLGTPQDTPELRQQLQQKQQYTNQLAKETDKYIKEFGSLPATSEQRQRKIQKDRLVGEFTTALTNFQRLQRQAAEKEKDFVARVRASSRVSGGASEDSHKEGTLVSWDSQPQVQVQDEEITEDDLRLIEERESSIRQLEADIMDINEIFKDLGMMIHEQGDVIDSIEANVENAEVHVQQANQQLSRAANYQQRSRKKMCILIIILAVGVLLLGIIIWFSTKQASGKSVVTGI